From one Caldithrix abyssi DSM 13497 genomic stretch:
- the mreD gene encoding rod shape-determining protein MreD, with protein sequence MKHENKWFLVLLLLFGVPAILAQALIVPLLRINIWQPDVVLCIVLLLSKRFGAMHGSTSGFFLGLLQDALTGLPVGMSAFPKAFVGYLAGKFHGQHIKGLFMDLWFVLFILIHEIIFYIFLGIKAELNITEILITRALPDVIYTMIALLVINLFVKKYLSEE encoded by the coding sequence ATGAAGCACGAAAATAAATGGTTTCTGGTTTTACTTTTGCTCTTTGGAGTTCCGGCCATTCTGGCCCAGGCGCTAATCGTGCCGTTGCTGCGCATTAACATCTGGCAGCCGGACGTGGTGCTGTGTATTGTGCTGCTGCTCTCTAAACGTTTCGGCGCCATGCACGGCAGCACATCGGGTTTTTTCCTGGGGCTATTGCAAGACGCTCTCACCGGCTTACCCGTGGGCATGTCCGCCTTCCCGAAAGCTTTTGTCGGCTATCTTGCCGGGAAATTTCATGGTCAGCACATCAAAGGCCTTTTCATGGATCTTTGGTTCGTGCTGTTCATTCTCATTCATGAAATTATCTTCTACATTTTTCTGGGCATTAAAGCGGAACTAAACATCACCGAAATCCTTATCACGCGCGCACTACCGGACGTCATTTACACCATGATCGCCTTATTGGTAATCAATCTGTTTGTTAAAAAATATCTGAGCGAAGAGTGA
- the mreC gene encoding rod shape-determining protein MreC: protein MNIFSSFFIRNKEGLTLFFYLLLSFLFMTTSDRALVEGLRRVSVQTIGRIESTVSIFRSYFNLYEKNSELRRQNTLLSFENFQLQEALLENIRLKKFLKISYQFKYKLIPAKVIGYSPHEIVTGFRIIAKGITEKHKGAAVMTVGGLVGRVVETSPPFAICQILLDPTSRVSVRIQRNREVGVVSWDGENGLQLNYIPNTIEVLPGDIIFTSGLSQIYPPNIKVGVVTAIEKNPNEMFQKIRVKPSVNFGALEEVFIVEMEPSVDEARK, encoded by the coding sequence GTGAATATATTCAGTTCATTTTTTATCAGAAATAAAGAAGGCCTGACGCTATTCTTTTATTTGCTGCTTTCGTTTTTGTTTATGACCACCAGCGACCGGGCGCTTGTTGAGGGGCTTCGTCGCGTTTCTGTGCAGACCATCGGTCGAATAGAATCCACGGTATCCATCTTCCGCTCTTACTTTAATCTTTACGAAAAAAATTCCGAATTGCGCCGGCAGAACACGTTGCTCTCTTTTGAAAATTTTCAGCTACAGGAAGCATTACTGGAGAACATCCGTCTTAAAAAATTCTTAAAGATCAGCTACCAGTTCAAGTACAAACTCATCCCGGCCAAAGTCATCGGCTACAGCCCGCACGAAATAGTAACCGGTTTTCGGATTATTGCCAAAGGCATAACCGAAAAGCACAAAGGCGCCGCCGTAATGACGGTGGGCGGACTGGTGGGCCGCGTTGTGGAGACCTCGCCGCCCTTTGCCATTTGCCAGATTTTACTGGATCCCACCTCGCGCGTCAGCGTGCGTATTCAGCGTAATCGCGAAGTAGGCGTAGTTAGCTGGGATGGCGAAAACGGGCTACAGCTAAACTATATTCCCAACACCATAGAGGTTTTACCGGGCGACATTATCTTCACTTCCGGATTAAGCCAGATTTACCCGCCGAACATCAAAGTTGGCGTAGTTACTGCCATCGAAAAAAATCCCAATGAAATGTTTCAAAAAATACGCGTAAAACCCAGCGTGAACTTTGGCGCCCTGGAAGAAGTTTTCATCGTTGAAATGGAGCCGTCGGTAGATGAAGCACGAAAATAA
- a CDS encoding rod shape-determining protein → MGFSFFDFFSSDIGIDLGTANTLIYVKGKGIVVNEPSVIALEENSDRVVAVGNEARQMLGRTHQDIITIRPLKDGVIADFEANEIMIREFIKKANVNRMMLGKILVCVPSGITEVEKRAVRDAAERAGARQVDLVAEAMASAIGVGLDIDEPVGNMIVDIGGGTSEIAVISLSGIVTHTSIRIAGDEMNQSIIQHFKKNHNLLIGEKTAEEIKCTIGSAAPLEEEVTTEVKGRDLINGIPKTIEVSSVEIREALNDAINAIVEAVKLSLERTPPELAADILDRGIILTGGGSLLRNLDVRLREETSMAIHVADDPLTCVARGCGKILDTPEQYEKVLLRQKRPF, encoded by the coding sequence ATGGGATTTTCATTTTTTGACTTTTTTTCTTCTGATATTGGAATAGATTTAGGGACGGCCAATACGCTCATTTATGTAAAAGGCAAAGGGATTGTTGTAAACGAGCCATCGGTAATTGCCCTGGAAGAAAACAGCGATCGCGTGGTCGCCGTGGGCAACGAAGCCCGGCAGATGTTGGGGCGCACACATCAGGACATTATTACCATTCGCCCTTTGAAGGACGGCGTGATTGCCGATTTTGAAGCCAATGAAATTATGATTCGCGAATTCATCAAAAAGGCCAATGTAAACCGCATGATGCTGGGCAAAATTCTGGTTTGCGTTCCTTCGGGCATTACCGAGGTTGAAAAACGGGCGGTGCGCGATGCCGCCGAACGCGCCGGCGCCCGGCAGGTGGATCTGGTTGCCGAAGCCATGGCCTCTGCCATTGGCGTTGGGCTGGATATCGACGAACCCGTGGGCAATATGATTGTCGATATTGGCGGAGGCACTTCCGAAATAGCGGTAATCTCTCTTAGCGGTATTGTTACGCACACCTCCATTCGCATTGCCGGCGATGAAATGAACCAGTCGATTATTCAACATTTCAAAAAAAATCACAACCTTTTAATCGGGGAAAAAACGGCTGAAGAGATCAAGTGCACCATCGGATCGGCCGCCCCACTGGAAGAAGAGGTAACCACAGAGGTTAAAGGACGCGACCTGATCAATGGCATTCCCAAAACCATTGAAGTTAGCTCCGTCGAAATCCGCGAAGCGCTCAATGATGCGATTAATGCCATTGTGGAAGCGGTCAAACTTTCGCTGGAACGTACGCCTCCCGAACTGGCAGCCGATATTCTGGACAGAGGGATTATTTTAACCGGCGGCGGTTCGTTGTTGAGGAATCTGGATGTCCGCTTACGGGAAGAGACTTCCATGGCCATTCATGTGGCAGACGACCCATTAACCTGCGTGGCGCGCGGTTGCGGTAAAATTCTTGACACGCCCGAACAATATGAAAAGGTGCTGTTAAGACAAAAGCGGCCGTTCTAA
- a CDS encoding S66 peptidase family protein encodes MRYFSAIQKNATIGVLAPAFPPDAARLEKGIQYLESMGFNVKRGKSLSAAHMYFSGSDSLRVKDIETFFADPEVDMIVCARGGWGALRILDQLDYELIGQNPKPFVGYSDVTTLQLAFWAKSRVPAFSGPMVAVEMGSGIDPFTERHFWGQVFNDDPWYEFSFARENVELWQAGRASGRLIGGCLSMLAHQLGTPFMPDLTNAILFLEDVGEAPYKIDRYLAQLKQAGIFDRLSALILGEFIDCVDDSTSRKEVSVEDVLHDYFDNTPYPVLYRFPYGHGMRKFTMPIGVKAELNTEQKVLKLQNPFDKHLSK; translated from the coding sequence ATGAGATATTTTTCAGCCATTCAAAAGAACGCCACCATTGGCGTGCTGGCGCCGGCCTTTCCTCCTGACGCGGCGCGCCTGGAAAAAGGAATCCAGTATCTGGAATCGATGGGCTTCAACGTCAAAAGAGGGAAAAGTTTAAGCGCCGCTCACATGTATTTTAGCGGTTCGGATAGCCTGCGCGTTAAAGACATTGAAACCTTTTTTGCCGACCCTGAAGTTGACATGATTGTCTGCGCCCGCGGCGGCTGGGGGGCGCTGCGCATTCTGGATCAGCTTGATTACGAACTGATAGGTCAAAATCCAAAACCCTTTGTCGGTTATTCCGACGTAACCACTCTTCAGCTTGCTTTTTGGGCTAAAAGCCGTGTGCCGGCTTTTTCCGGGCCCATGGTCGCCGTGGAAATGGGCAGCGGCATCGATCCCTTTACCGAACGGCATTTCTGGGGGCAAGTTTTTAACGACGATCCCTGGTACGAATTTTCATTCGCCAGAGAAAACGTGGAACTCTGGCAGGCGGGGCGGGCTTCCGGCCGGCTGATTGGTGGCTGTCTTTCCATGCTGGCCCACCAACTGGGCACGCCTTTTATGCCGGATTTGACCAATGCCATTTTGTTTTTAGAAGACGTGGGCGAGGCGCCGTACAAAATTGATCGATATCTTGCCCAGCTGAAACAGGCTGGGATTTTCGATCGGCTGTCCGCCTTGATTCTGGGAGAGTTTATTGATTGTGTGGATGACTCCACTTCCAGAAAGGAAGTTTCGGTAGAAGACGTGCTGCATGATTACTTCGACAACACGCCCTATCCGGTGCTTTACCGATTTCCCTATGGTCATGGAATGCGAAAATTTACCATGCCCATCGGCGTTAAAGCGGAACTAAATACCGAACAAAAAGTTTTGAAACTACAGAATCCGTTTGATAAACATTTAAGTAAATAA
- a CDS encoding endonuclease/exonuclease/phosphatase family protein codes for MRTWYAISLSLFLIFVQCNKRVVDSDADNGTTLPDSTVLVDRLGLTDRFEIATWNIENFPKAGTQTVNDVAQIIKDLDIDLIGVQEIASIRSFNDLLDQMPGWKGVLSNDVYSSGTYQKTGILYKSDFISVSGIKNIFENDWYAFPRPPLQAYVQVKDLDSVKFDFNIIVLHLKASGGSENEARRKEAINDLSQYIKNEIARGADPDFVVLGDWNDVLSDPESTNVFLAMLNDPQTFTFLTLGLSNQYSYISYTYRSLIDHIMITKDAEAEYGAGECRVLYLDQQYLSYPSNVSDHRPVFARFNGFRLNLSGN; via the coding sequence ATGAGAACGTGGTATGCGATTAGTTTAAGTCTGTTTTTAATCTTTGTTCAATGTAATAAAAGAGTCGTTGACAGCGATGCCGATAATGGTACTACTTTACCCGACAGCACGGTGCTGGTTGATCGTTTGGGGCTGACGGATCGTTTTGAAATTGCCACCTGGAATATTGAGAATTTTCCCAAAGCCGGAACGCAAACGGTGAACGACGTGGCTCAAATAATCAAAGACCTGGATATCGATCTGATTGGCGTGCAGGAGATTGCCAGCATCCGTTCGTTTAACGATCTTCTGGATCAAATGCCCGGCTGGAAGGGCGTTTTGTCTAATGACGTGTACAGCAGCGGGACGTATCAAAAAACAGGAATTTTGTACAAATCCGATTTTATTTCGGTTTCCGGCATTAAGAATATTTTTGAAAACGACTGGTACGCCTTTCCGCGTCCCCCGCTTCAGGCCTATGTGCAGGTGAAGGATCTGGACAGCGTTAAGTTCGATTTTAACATCATTGTCCTGCATCTGAAAGCCAGCGGCGGCAGCGAAAATGAAGCGCGCCGCAAAGAGGCGATAAACGATCTTTCACAATATATTAAAAACGAAATTGCCAGGGGAGCCGATCCCGATTTTGTTGTGCTGGGCGACTGGAACGATGTTTTAAGCGATCCGGAGAGCACCAATGTATTTCTGGCAATGCTCAACGATCCGCAGACGTTCACCTTTTTAACCCTGGGCTTAAGCAATCAATATTCTTACATTTCATACACCTACCGAAGCCTGATCGATCATATTATGATTACAAAGGACGCCGAAGCAGAATATGGAGCGGGCGAGTGTCGCGTTTTGTACCTGGATCAGCAATACCTTTCGTACCCTTCAAACGTCTCCGATCATCGACCGGTATTTGCTCGTTTTAACGGATTCCGGTTGAACCTTAGTGGGAATTGA
- a CDS encoding ATP-binding protein, protein MGLLKKGEYRVVFPSHVKYLPRIEQLTTKISEELHFNEDDRDDLSIAITELFNNALHHGNRDDESKKIVVTFKVLSKGLQISVQDEGGGFRRENVRDPLAEENIMKTSGRGLFLVEQLVDKISYHTSPTGSEVIIFKKFSQLN, encoded by the coding sequence ATGGGATTATTAAAAAAAGGGGAATACCGGGTCGTATTTCCGAGCCATGTCAAATATTTGCCCAGGATCGAACAGTTGACAACCAAAATCTCGGAAGAGTTGCATTTTAATGAAGACGACCGGGACGATCTTTCGATTGCGATTACGGAGTTGTTTAATAATGCCTTGCATCACGGTAATCGCGACGATGAATCAAAAAAGATCGTCGTTACCTTTAAAGTGTTAAGCAAGGGACTACAAATTTCGGTACAGGATGAGGGCGGGGGCTTCAGGCGCGAGAATGTACGCGATCCCCTTGCCGAAGAAAATATCATGAAAACGAGCGGTCGGGGATTATTTTTGGTTGAACAATTAGTTGATAAGATTAGTTACCATACTTCGCCTACAGGAAGCGAAGTCATTATCTTTAAAAAATTTTCACAGTTGAATTAA
- the mnmA gene encoding tRNA 2-thiouridine(34) synthase MnmA, with amino-acid sequence MTDIQQKTVVVAMSGGVDSSVAALLLKEQGYHCIGITMKLWDYELVGGNVNHESGCCSLDSINDARQVCAKIGIPHYVLNFSREFHESVVDNFITEYLEGKTPNPCVLCNTKIKWQTLIERAQELGADYIATGHYARVVYNAQTQRYELWQGKYKEKDQSYALWGIKQSSLARTLFPLGELTKPEVRDIAEKYGLKTATKKESMEICFVPDNDYRRFLTQVVDGLEEKVKDGELVTVDGETVGQHKGYPFFTIGQRRGLGRGFGKPMYVVETDPQHNRVVIGDEKHLYSTELIARSVNFISIPHARGGVKCLVKIRYKSPAAPATIYSMEGERVRVVFDAPQKAVTPGQSAVFYDGEKVLGGGIIESFKRATEE; translated from the coding sequence ATGACAGACATTCAGCAAAAAACGGTGGTGGTTGCCATGAGCGGCGGGGTCGATAGCTCGGTGGCCGCCCTGCTCCTCAAGGAACAGGGGTACCATTGCATTGGCATCACCATGAAGTTGTGGGATTACGAACTGGTGGGCGGCAACGTAAATCATGAAAGCGGTTGCTGTTCGCTGGATTCGATTAACGACGCCCGTCAGGTGTGCGCTAAAATCGGCATTCCTCATTATGTGTTGAATTTTAGCCGGGAATTTCACGAAAGCGTGGTGGATAATTTTATCACCGAGTATCTGGAAGGCAAAACGCCCAATCCGTGTGTTCTGTGCAATACCAAAATCAAGTGGCAAACGCTGATCGAGCGGGCACAGGAGCTGGGCGCCGATTACATTGCCACAGGACATTACGCACGTGTGGTGTACAATGCGCAAACACAGCGCTACGAGCTGTGGCAGGGAAAGTACAAAGAGAAGGATCAATCCTATGCTCTGTGGGGGATTAAGCAATCCAGCCTGGCCAGAACGTTGTTCCCTCTGGGCGAGTTAACCAAGCCCGAAGTGCGGGACATTGCCGAAAAGTACGGTTTAAAAACGGCCACTAAAAAAGAGAGCATGGAAATCTGTTTCGTGCCGGATAACGATTACCGACGATTTTTAACCCAGGTTGTGGATGGACTGGAAGAGAAGGTGAAAGATGGGGAGCTGGTGACGGTTGACGGGGAAACCGTAGGGCAGCACAAGGGATACCCCTTTTTTACCATTGGTCAGCGCAGAGGGCTGGGCAGGGGCTTTGGGAAACCCATGTACGTTGTGGAAACCGATCCGCAGCATAACCGAGTGGTGATCGGCGACGAAAAGCATCTCTACTCTACAGAACTGATCGCCCGGTCGGTTAATTTTATCAGCATTCCGCACGCTCGCGGTGGGGTAAAATGCCTGGTGAAAATACGGTACAAATCTCCGGCCGCGCCGGCCACCATTTATTCCATGGAAGGCGAACGGGTGCGCGTGGTATTTGACGCGCCGCAAAAAGCGGTTACGCCGGGGCAATCTGCCGTGTTTTACGACGGCGAAAAAGTGCTGGGCGGCGGAATTATTGAATCTTTTAAACGAGCGACGGAAGAATAG
- a CDS encoding IS1182 family transposase: MSFITYNRSQMNLFGYSVEDFARDDPKSRFVVELVSRLDLSALYSRYSSQGGDSYAPDMMLALWFYAYSNGITSTRKLEELCKFDTRYIYITGNQHPDHSTLSRFRKAHLDLLDQYFVEILLIAQAEGISSFNQIAIDGTKIKAHSSKRHGYTEDQLDKRIEKLRAEIKQYMQRCNFVEQGATDELDLETLRAEKERLERLEKEILERKAQLKERKKQLKSEHRSRHQINVKEPDARMMPSVDGPGYNAQLGVDMSSHLIVAHEVVSQPNDQGQFIPIQEQVEKNLGSDDKRSYTADSGYHNSTDLKELEEKQIDAVIADPQLSNRSIKETPTSKEELQKEERKLKRSDFVYHEQGDYYECPTGKKLFPVERNSERIVYRSNDCQDCPLINLCISSKKKVKQIHRSVNESYCERMAKKLQTSAAQERLKKRSVTVEPVFGNLKHNLGYRGFSLSGLNNVRSEFTLMCIGHNINVLFKNMLGKRLAAFITASQEKDDLLILFSKNILAFLILYFAQRLRMRKNYQYRRI, translated from the coding sequence ATGAGTTTTATTACTTATAATCGCTCACAAATGAATCTCTTTGGCTATAGTGTGGAAGATTTTGCCAGAGACGATCCAAAGAGTCGATTTGTAGTGGAGTTGGTTTCGCGCCTTGATTTAAGTGCACTTTATTCCCGTTATAGTTCGCAAGGCGGTGATTCTTATGCCCCAGACATGATGCTTGCCTTATGGTTTTATGCTTATAGTAACGGCATTACCAGCACCCGTAAGCTGGAGGAATTGTGTAAATTTGATACGCGCTACATTTATATCACTGGGAATCAGCATCCGGATCATAGTACATTAAGTCGTTTTCGCAAGGCACATTTGGATTTATTAGACCAATATTTTGTAGAGATACTTTTAATTGCCCAGGCCGAAGGCATAAGTAGTTTCAACCAGATAGCCATAGATGGCACGAAAATCAAAGCGCACAGCAGTAAGCGTCATGGCTACACTGAGGATCAATTAGACAAACGTATAGAGAAGTTAAGAGCAGAGATCAAGCAATACATGCAGCGCTGTAATTTTGTAGAACAGGGGGCCACGGATGAATTAGATTTAGAAACTCTTCGAGCGGAGAAAGAACGGCTTGAGCGCTTAGAGAAAGAGATATTAGAACGTAAAGCCCAATTGAAAGAGCGTAAGAAACAGCTCAAATCAGAACATCGTTCAAGACATCAAATAAATGTAAAAGAGCCGGATGCCCGCATGATGCCTTCGGTGGATGGGCCGGGTTATAACGCACAATTAGGCGTAGATATGTCCAGTCATTTAATTGTAGCCCATGAAGTGGTAAGCCAGCCCAACGACCAGGGTCAATTCATACCGATTCAAGAACAAGTAGAGAAGAATCTTGGTTCAGATGATAAGCGATCTTACACGGCCGATTCCGGTTATCACAATAGCACAGACCTAAAAGAATTGGAAGAAAAGCAGATTGATGCCGTAATAGCCGATCCCCAGTTATCCAATCGTTCGATAAAGGAGACACCAACCTCCAAGGAAGAATTGCAAAAAGAAGAAAGAAAACTAAAACGAAGTGATTTTGTGTATCATGAACAGGGAGATTACTATGAATGTCCGACGGGTAAGAAGCTTTTTCCAGTTGAGAGGAATAGCGAACGGATCGTATATCGTTCCAATGATTGTCAGGACTGTCCCTTAATTAATTTATGCATTTCCAGTAAAAAGAAAGTTAAGCAAATCCATCGTTCAGTTAATGAGAGTTATTGCGAACGTATGGCGAAAAAGTTACAAACTTCAGCGGCGCAGGAACGACTAAAAAAGCGTTCGGTGACAGTTGAACCTGTTTTTGGTAACTTGAAGCATAATTTAGGCTATCGTGGATTTTCCTTATCTGGTCTTAATAATGTTCGTAGTGAATTTACGTTAATGTGTATTGGGCATAATATTAATGTTCTATTTAAAAATATGTTAGGGAAACGTTTAGCAGCGTTTATAACAGCATCACAAGAAAAAGATGATCTATTAATTTTATTTTCAAAGAATATTTTGGCGTTTTTAATTCTATATTTTGCCCAACGCTTAAGAATGAGAAAAAATTATCAATATCGGAGAATATAA
- the panB gene encoding 3-methyl-2-oxobutanoate hydroxymethyltransferase, producing the protein MSVQREVKRITVPVIKRMKAQGEPIAMLTAYDTLMAELLDESGVDIILVGDSGGMVMAGHENTLSVTMEEMLHYVKAVRKGVNRALLVADMPFLSYQVSVEEGVRNAGRFLQEGGAEAVKIEGGRSVAPLIERLVEIGIPVMGHLGLTPQSVHLFGGYGVQGKEAEIAEKLKQEAKSLEDAGVFSLVLEKIPARLAKEISENLKIPTIGIGAGKYCDGQVLVSHDMLGLYEKFKPKFVRRYAQLAKTMREAFINYVQDVKQRDFPDDHESY; encoded by the coding sequence ATGTCGGTACAAAGAGAAGTCAAGCGCATTACGGTGCCCGTAATCAAACGTATGAAGGCGCAGGGCGAGCCCATTGCCATGCTCACGGCTTACGATACGTTGATGGCCGAATTACTGGATGAAAGCGGGGTGGATATTATCCTGGTTGGCGATTCGGGCGGGATGGTGATGGCCGGACACGAAAATACGCTTTCGGTAACCATGGAAGAGATGTTGCACTATGTAAAGGCGGTGCGCAAAGGGGTTAATCGCGCTTTGCTGGTGGCAGATATGCCCTTTCTAAGTTATCAGGTGAGCGTGGAAGAGGGCGTGCGCAACGCGGGTCGCTTTTTACAGGAAGGCGGCGCCGAAGCGGTAAAGATCGAAGGCGGCAGGTCCGTTGCGCCATTGATTGAGCGGCTGGTTGAAATTGGCATCCCGGTGATGGGCCATCTGGGGCTTACGCCGCAATCTGTTCATTTGTTTGGCGGTTATGGCGTGCAGGGCAAAGAGGCGGAAATTGCCGAGAAACTGAAACAGGAAGCAAAATCACTGGAAGACGCCGGCGTGTTTTCGCTGGTGTTGGAAAAGATACCCGCCAGGCTGGCGAAAGAGATCAGTGAAAACTTAAAAATCCCCACCATTGGCATTGGCGCCGGAAAATACTGTGACGGACAGGTTCTGGTCAGCCATGATATGCTGGGGCTGTACGAAAAATTCAAGCCCAAATTTGTACGTCGATATGCGCAGCTCGCTAAAACCATGCGGGAAGCCTTTATTAATTATGTACAGGATGTAAAACAAAGAGATTTTCCCGATGACCATGAAAGTTATTAA
- the panC gene encoding pantoate--beta-alanine ligase — translation MKVIKTIPEMRAWTQAVKARGETVGFVPTMGFLHEGHLSLIRQAKKRAQRVVVSIYVNPTQFGPNEDFEKYPRDFERDEQLCKAEGVDAVFYPDDNEMYSSLHKTYVITEDLSQVLCGRSRPTHFRGVTTVVAKLFNIVQPDFAVFGQKDAQQAIIIKRMAEDLNFPVEIVVAPIIREKDGLAMSSRNKYLSPRQRKEATVLYRSLKMAEQEYSNGNHDIEDIKKKMRQLIEAESSGKIDYIEAVDAETLGPPRPGERPILIALAVYFEPARLIDNIILQKG, via the coding sequence ATGAAAGTTATTAAAACCATCCCAGAAATGCGCGCATGGACGCAGGCCGTAAAAGCCAGAGGCGAAACGGTTGGTTTTGTGCCGACCATGGGCTTTTTGCACGAAGGCCATTTGAGCTTGATCCGCCAGGCCAAAAAACGCGCGCAACGCGTGGTGGTTAGCATTTACGTGAACCCAACGCAGTTTGGACCCAATGAAGATTTTGAAAAATACCCGCGTGATTTTGAGCGGGACGAACAATTATGTAAGGCCGAAGGCGTGGACGCCGTATTCTATCCGGACGACAATGAGATGTACTCCTCTTTGCACAAAACCTATGTCATTACCGAAGATTTAAGCCAGGTGCTTTGCGGCCGGTCGCGTCCCACGCATTTCAGAGGAGTAACGACCGTTGTGGCCAAGCTTTTCAATATTGTGCAGCCAGATTTTGCCGTGTTTGGACAAAAAGACGCCCAACAGGCCATTATCATCAAACGCATGGCAGAAGATCTGAATTTCCCGGTGGAAATTGTTGTGGCGCCGATTATCCGCGAAAAAGACGGACTGGCTATGAGTTCGCGCAACAAGTACCTGAGTCCTCGCCAGCGAAAAGAAGCCACGGTGCTTTACCGCAGCTTAAAAATGGCCGAGCAAGAATACAGCAACGGCAATCACGACATTGAGGACATCAAGAAAAAAATGCGGCAATTGATCGAAGCAGAATCTTCGGGGAAAATAGATTACATCGAAGCGGTGGATGCCGAAACGCTGGGCCCGCCCCGCCCGGGCGAGAGACCGATTCTCATTGCCCTGGCTGTTTATTTTGAGCCGGCGCGATTGATTGACAATATTATTCTACAGAAAGGTTGA
- a CDS encoding LytR C-terminal domain-containing protein, whose translation MRHRRRISTQTINRSKTIRVKGRKRPQKSNRAWAFLKNAIFFAVVIGILYLGYIYLLPVVKEKLPALDQLSSGVSTPMEKVIERPELPVDKTDAQEAPPAEPFLPALQVEILNGCGEQGVAKMLSDKLMALNYDVVNTGNYLKKGKPFFEVKKTRIIDQVNSEKTREKAQKLAEQIGISNEQIESFNNPNPIADITIIIGQDFKTLKIFKGKSE comes from the coding sequence TTGAGACATCGCAGAAGGATAAGTACGCAAACAATCAACCGCAGTAAAACCATTCGCGTAAAAGGTAGAAAACGGCCGCAGAAAAGCAATCGGGCATGGGCTTTTTTAAAGAATGCGATTTTCTTTGCCGTGGTCATTGGAATTTTGTACCTGGGTTACATTTACTTACTGCCCGTGGTAAAAGAAAAATTACCGGCCCTTGACCAGTTGAGCTCCGGCGTTTCCACACCGATGGAAAAAGTTATCGAGCGACCGGAACTTCCTGTGGACAAAACCGATGCGCAAGAAGCGCCTCCGGCGGAGCCGTTTTTACCCGCCCTCCAGGTCGAAATACTCAACGGCTGCGGGGAGCAGGGAGTGGCCAAAATGTTAAGCGACAAATTAATGGCTTTAAATTACGACGTGGTGAATACAGGCAATTATTTAAAAAAGGGCAAGCCGTTTTTTGAGGTAAAAAAAACGCGCATTATCGATCAGGTTAATTCTGAAAAAACCAGGGAAAAGGCCCAAAAACTGGCCGAGCAAATCGGTATTTCAAATGAACAGATCGAATCGTTTAATAATCCCAATCCCATTGCCGATATTACAATTATTATTGGTCAGGATTTTAAAACATTAAAAATTTTTAAAGGAAAGAGTGAATGA
- the rsfS gene encoding ribosome silencing factor, whose product MTSDELVKKIADLALDKKAKQITILNLKEIIDYADYFILMTGESSLQIKAISDHIEDELAKQGIKAYSKEGYDYLRWVLLDYVDVVVHIFNHETREFYGIERLYADAKMELITEEEL is encoded by the coding sequence ATGACATCAGATGAACTGGTAAAAAAAATAGCCGATCTGGCTTTAGATAAAAAAGCCAAACAAATAACCATCTTAAATTTAAAAGAAATTATCGATTACGCAGATTATTTTATTTTGATGACCGGCGAATCCAGCCTGCAAATCAAGGCGATTAGCGATCATATTGAAGACGAGCTGGCCAAACAGGGTATTAAAGCCTACAGCAAAGAAGGATATGACTATTTGCGGTGGGTATTACTGGATTATGTGGATGTGGTTGTCCACATTTTTAACCATGAAACACGCGAGTTTTACGGCATTGAACGACTTTATGCAGACGCAAAAATGGAATTAATTACCGAAGAGGAACTATGA